TTCATATATTTCTAAGAAACTTTCATCCTCGGTAAATGCATCAATAGGAAAGTTAAAAGAAGTACCATAACCTTGCCCATTGCCGCGCTCCGTTATATTACCCGTTCCAGGGAATAAGTAGCGACCTGTTTCATGAATTGATAATGTACAAACATTTGGGTCTTCGTAGAAACTCCATTGTACACCATCACCATGGTGCGCATCAGTATCAACATAGAGTACACGTGCATTGTACTTTTCCTGTAAATAGCGAATGGCAACGGTACTATCATTATATATACAAAAACCGGAAGCACGCCCGCGGAAACCGTGATGTAGTCCACCGCCTAGATTTAGTGCATGCTGAGCCTTTCCTTCCATTACACAATCAACAGCGGTTAATGTACCTCCGACAAGCTGCGCACTTGCTTCATGCATATTTTCAAAGATAGGTGTATCTTCAGTGCCTATACCATAGCTTGCACATTGTGCCTCGCTCAGCTTACCATGGCCTGCATTTTTTACGATTTCAATGTATTTCGGATCATGTGCAAGCAAAAGTTCTTCTTCCGTGGCAATGCGTGCAGGAACGATGTCGACATCATCGAGCGCTCCAATATTTTTAAGTAAATCCATCGTTAGCGTCAAGCGTTTGTGATTGAAAGGATGCGTATCTGAAAATTTATATCCGAGTTGCTCTGGCGAATAAACAAAGACAGCCTTTTTCATTATAAAGAAACACCTGGTAAATTAGGCCATAGCACGTCGAATCCTTCTTGACGAAGATCTTCAATGATAGCAAGTGGGTTTAATGTTTTTACTCGGACGCTTAAAATTTTATTTTGTGTATTTTCAGAATCAGGATATACTAGAACGCTTTGGACATTTGCATGATGGAGATTGAAAATTTTAGTAATTTCAAATAAGACTCCTGGTGTATCGCTAACTCGGATTTCAATTTTGGAGCCAGGTTCAGTGGCACCAGTTAGTTCTATATATGTGTAGAGTAAATCGGTTGTTGTCACAATGCCTACTAGTTTTCCACCAGAGACGATTGGTAAACAGCCTATCTTTGCTTCATAAAAAGTTAATGCTACTTCTTCTACAAAATCAAGTGGATGGCCAACAAGTGGGTTTTTAATCATTATTTCTTCTACCATCGCACTAAAGACTGGAGAATTAGGTTCGTCTTTCAATGAGGAAGGCAAAGCTTCTTTAATATCGCGCTCCGTAATAACACCTAGAACATGAC
The genomic region above belongs to Lysinibacillus sp. FSL W8-0992 and contains:
- a CDS encoding acetoin utilization protein AcuC gives rise to the protein MKKAVFVYSPEQLGYKFSDTHPFNHKRLTLTMDLLKNIGALDDVDIVPARIATEEELLLAHDPKYIEIVKNAGHGKLSEAQCASYGIGTEDTPIFENMHEASAQLVGGTLTAVDCVMEGKAQHALNLGGGLHHGFRGRASGFCIYNDSTVAIRYLQEKYNARVLYVDTDAHHGDGVQWSFYEDPNVCTLSIHETGRYLFPGTGNITERGNGQGYGTSFNFPIDAFTEDESFLEIYEKAMREVFEFFKPDVVLTQNGADAHYFDPLTHLYGTMNIYREIPKLAHKLAHEYCDGKWIAVGGGGYDIWRVVPRAWSMLWLEMTDQKIPTGALPQAWLDRWQPEAPVPFIPTWEDPNPLYEPIPRKAEIEEKNAQMLEKALHIIRTEKRS
- a CDS encoding acetoin utilization AcuB family protein; translated protein: MIVEEIMNDEPYTLAPTNTVLEALKLMRERKVRHLPVIDNERHVLGVITERDIKEALPSSLKDEPNSPVFSAMVEEIMIKNPLVGHPLDFVEEVALTFYEAKIGCLPIVSGGKLVGIVTTTDLLYTYIELTGATEPGSKIEIRVSDTPGVLFEITKIFNLHHANVQSVLVYPDSENTQNKILSVRVKTLNPLAIIEDLRQEGFDVLWPNLPGVSL